DNA from Corynebacterium aurimucosum ATCC 700975:
CGGGCAACTGCGGTTGTCGCATCCTCGGGGTGCGCGGTGGCTGCCATATCCAGCTCGGCGCCGTTGAGCACGCTCAACACGCGGTCCCGGCCGACGGTGGCCAGCGGTGATCCGGAGAGAATGTCGAAAGGATCGGAACTGGCGGATGCATTTTGGTTCTGGTTCGAGTCCTGACTCATGCTTGCTCCTCCTTATCCCAGGTGACGGCCTGCGGGAAGCGTTGTGCCACGACGTCGAAGAACTCAGCGAAGCTGGCCAGTGAACTCAGCAGGAAATGGCCGAGCTGGGCCAAGGAAAGGCCTTCGCCCACGCCCATGGCGCGGTTGGCACCTAGGTGGATTTCCGTGTTACCCTTCGCGTCCTCTTCTACGAGGAAGCTCAAGGTGGGCGCTACGCTAGCCCAGTTCAGCTCCGCCACCACGGCGGCCACCTCCGGCTCGAGGTGTGCAGGAAGAGTGCCCTCCCACGAGGCGAAGGCACTGAGTACCTCGCCTTCAGCGTCGAGCTCACAGTGCACCGCGATATGGGGAACGCCGGTCTGCAGCACGCGGCGCGCGGATTCGGCGCTGTCGGCGGCAGCGTCAGCATCGGCTTCTGGCTCAGGGGATGCCTCGATGAGCGCATAGTCGGCGTCGATAAGCTCGCACAACTGCACCAACCTGTCTATGGTGACCGGCTCAACCACGTGGAGATCGGTCACTGCTGCTCACCCTGAGCGCCCTCGGCACCCTCGCCCGCCTGCGCGGCAGACTCGGAACCGAGCTTAGCCATTTCTTCGGCAGCGGCGACCATGGCGTTTTGGGCGTTGATGACGCCGTCCACGGAGGCGCGCAGTGCGGCCGCGAGTTGTTCATCGGTCATACCGGCCGCGCAAGGAATGTCAGCCTCGGTGCGTACGAGCAGCATGCCATCGAAGTCAGCAATGACGGCGCGTGCCCCCATAGCCACGGAGTTGATCTGGTTGGCTGCGAGGAAGAGTCCCGCATCAGCCTTGGCATAGTTGACGTCCGTCGGTACATCGCAACGCACGATGGCAACGCTCTCCAGGACGGCGAACATGCACGGCAGACCGTTGAGATTGGCGGTAGCGGCGTCGTCCCGACCGGAGACCGGTTCGAGTTCGATGTCGAAGGTCCTCATCGCCTCGATGATGCGGTCGAGGGT
Protein-coding regions in this window:
- a CDS encoding YbjN domain-containing protein codes for the protein MTNPTTPTAEDPHALPEVTLDRIIEAMRTFDIELEPVSGRDDAATANLNGLPCMFAVLESVAIVRCDVPTDVNYAKADAGLFLAANQINSVAMGARAVIADFDGMLLVRTEADIPCAAGMTDEQLAAALRASVDGVINAQNAMVAAAEEMAKLGSESAAQAGEGAEGAQGEQQ